The following proteins are co-located in the Zonotrichia albicollis isolate bZonAlb1 chromosome 1, bZonAlb1.hap1, whole genome shotgun sequence genome:
- the MRPL32 gene encoding large ribosomal subunit protein bL32m, which translates to MAVLVLVRSPLPRLRALLQRCWGRLERGLWPGIFGGHSPPWGPALAVQGAALVPQGIGDAEAPSLPERVVWMAAPKHRRTIEVNRCRRRNPNKLIEIKRNIDVCPECGNLKQKHVLCGYCYAKVKEETQLIRMEIKKKEGGPFNAPTVETVVLYEGEKPTEKDEGKRIIERARKRPSWFVQN; encoded by the exons ATGGCGGTGCTGGTCCTGGTCCGCTCTCCTTTGCCGCGGCTTCGCGCTCTGCTGCAGCGCTGCTGGGGGCGGCTGGAGCGCGGCCTCTGGCCGGGAATCTTCGGGGGCCATAGCCCGCCCTGGG GACCAGCACTCGCTGTGCAAGGTGCGGCCCTTGTTCCACAAGGGATCGGTGATGCTGAGGCGCCCAGCCTGCCGGAGAGAGTGGTGTGGATGGCGGCGCCCAAGCACAGGCGCACCATCGAGGTGAACCGCTGCAGGCGGAGGAACCCCAACAAGCTCATAGAAATAAAG AGGAACATTGATGTTTGTCCTGAATGTGGAAACTTGAAGCAGAAACACGTCCTTTGTGGCTATTGTTACGCAAAGGTCAAAGAAGAAACTCAACTGATCCGgatggaaataaaaaagaaagaaggagggCCATTTAATGCTCCAACTGTAGAGACTGTTGTCCTTTATGAAGgagaaaaacccacagaaaaagATGAAGGCAAGCGGATCATTGAAAGAGCCAGGAAGCGTCCATCTTGGTTTGTTCAAAATTGA
- the PSMA2 gene encoding proteasome subunit alpha type-2 produces MAERGYSFSLTTFSPSGKLVQIEYALAAVAAGAPSVGIKAANGVVLATEKKQKSILYDERSVHKVEPITKHIGLVYSGMGPDYRVLVHRARKLAQQYYLVYHEPIPTAQLVQRIASVMQEYTQSGGVRPFGVSLLICGWNEGRPYLFQSDPSGAYFAWKATAMGKNYVNGKTFLEKRYNEDLELEDAIHTAILTLKESFEGQMTEDNIEVGICNEAGFRRLTPTEVKDYLAAIA; encoded by the exons ATGGCGGAGCGCGGCTACAGCTTCTCCCTCACCACCTTCAG TCCTTCTGGGAAGCTTGTTCAGATTGAATATGCTTTGGCTGCAGtagctgcaggagctccatcAGTTGGGATTAAAG ctgcAAATGGAGTGGTGTTGGCAACTGAGAAGAAGCAGAAATCCATTCTGTATGATGAAAGGAGCGTCCACAAAGTAGAACCAATTACCAAACATATAGGTTTAGTGTACAGTGGTATGGGTCCAGATTACAG AGTACTTGTGCACAGAGCTCGGAAGCTGGCCCAGCAGTATTACTTGGTTTATCATGAGCCCATTCCAACAGCTCAGCTCGTACAGAGAATTGCCTCTGTGATGCAGGAGTACACGCAGTCTGG TGGTGTTCGTCCCTTTGGTGTATCGCTGCTAATATGTGGCTGGAATGAGGGGCGGCCGTATTTATTTCAGTCGGATCCATCT GGAGCTTATTTTGCCTGGAAAGCAACAGCAATGGGAAAAAACTACGTCAATGGGAAAACATTTCTTGAGAAAAG ATACAATGAAGATTTGGAGCTTGAAGATGCCATTCATACAGCTATCTTAACACTAAAG GAGAGCTTTGAAGGGCAAATGACAGAAGACAACATTGAAGTTGGCATCTGTAATGAAGCTGGTTTTAGGAGGCTCACTCCAACTGAGGTTAAGGACTACTTGGCTGCAATAGCCTAG